In Frondihabitans sp. PAMC 28766, a genomic segment contains:
- the rsmA gene encoding 16S rRNA (adenine(1518)-N(6)/adenine(1519)-N(6))-dimethyltransferase RsmA — MASTLLGPAEIRDLADLLGIQPTKKLGQNFVHDANTVRRIVTASRVTEGTSVVEIGPGLGSLTLGLLERGAVVTAVEIDKRLAEQLPETVRLLQPGAELTLIVDDAMRVVSLPTEPTHLVANLPYNISVPVLLHFLEHFPSLTRGLVMVQAEVGQRLAADPGSKVYGSPSIKAAWYGEWSTAGLVSRQVFWPVPNVDSILVAYDRREPKGTEPERVATFELVDAAFQQRRKMLRQSLSSVFGSSGEASDTIEAAGLKATSRGEELTVDDFLAIARVRLAAAGS; from the coding sequence GTGGCGTCGACCCTGCTGGGCCCCGCCGAGATCCGCGACCTCGCCGACCTCCTCGGCATCCAGCCCACCAAGAAGCTCGGGCAGAACTTCGTGCACGACGCCAACACGGTGCGCAGGATCGTGACGGCGTCGCGGGTCACGGAGGGCACCTCCGTCGTCGAGATCGGGCCCGGCCTCGGGTCGCTGACCCTCGGGCTGCTCGAGCGCGGCGCGGTCGTCACCGCCGTCGAGATCGACAAGCGCCTCGCCGAGCAGCTGCCCGAGACCGTCCGGCTGCTGCAGCCCGGCGCGGAGCTGACGCTGATCGTCGACGACGCGATGCGGGTGGTCTCCCTCCCGACCGAGCCGACCCACCTCGTCGCCAACCTGCCGTACAACATCTCCGTGCCGGTGCTGCTGCACTTCTTGGAGCACTTCCCGTCGCTGACCCGCGGCCTCGTGATGGTGCAGGCCGAGGTCGGGCAGCGTCTCGCCGCGGATCCTGGGTCGAAGGTCTACGGGTCTCCGAGCATCAAGGCCGCCTGGTACGGCGAGTGGTCGACGGCCGGGCTCGTGTCTCGTCAGGTCTTCTGGCCGGTGCCGAACGTCGACAGCATCCTCGTCGCGTACGACCGGCGCGAGCCGAAGGGCACCGAGCCCGAGCGCGTGGCCACGTTCGAACTCGTCGACGCGGCCTTCCAGCAGCGGCGCAAGATGCTGCGGCAGTCGCTGTCGAGCGTGTTCGGATCGTCTGGCGAGGCCTCCGACACGATCGAGGCGGCCGGTCTCAAAGCGACCAGCCGCGGCGAAGAGCTGACCGTCGACGACTTCCTGGCCATCGCTCGGGTGCGCCTGGCCGCGGCCGGCTCGTAG